The window GAACCAGGTCAACTCGGCCTATATCAACCGTATTCGACAGGCGCAGGGCAACCAGTAGGCGCGCGGTCGCACCTTAGAAAGCTTTCAGAAGCAAGCGCAGGGGGGAATCCCTGGGattccatgtacagtacgtgttGATATATATACAAAAGGGCGCCGCATGAGGTATCCAGGGGAAACTCGACAGTCTAGTCGGATGCAGACACCTGGGTCATTGGCGGAACATGGAAAAAGTGAAACGACCCAAGCACCTCAGATAACAATATATTCCTTCGCAGAGCGAAATATTTCACTTGATTGGGTATCTTATCAACTCTATTCCGTCGAGCCCTGTTTCTtggcctcctccgcctcgcGCTTTCTTGCCAGGTATCTCTCCCTCGCACTCGAGATCTCACCCTCTGTCTTGCGGCTCTTTGCTGTGCGCTCGACTTCCTCGCGTTGAGCCTTCTCGTCCTCCCTCGAACGCTTCAACGATTGTTCCAGTTGCTCCTCCAACATACGCGTCTGGCGTTCCCTCATGGCTTGCTTCCTGTCGACTTGTGCACCGCTGAAATGGCTCCGGCTGCTTTCCCTGGCCCGACCCGCTTCGTGCTCAACAGCCTGTTTTTTCTTGGCGCCGACGTTGAGACCCCCTTGAAGAAGTTGGCGCTTGTCGACaacctcgccgtcttcgttCAGCGCGATAGATGCGCCTTTCTCATTCAGATCTTGCGCGAGCCTTGCTTCagccttgtccttgtccatctcctcgtcaCTCTTTTGATCCGTCTGCGGACCCTGCTTCGCTCTCTCCTCAGCCGCCTTGACTACCCGGCTATGCCTCTCGTCGCCCTGGTCGAGGAGTTTTCTGTAAAAGGCAGACATGCCGCCACCCTCGTTCTTCTTtgcctcttcctcctccctctTTCTTTCTTCCGCCTCCAGTCTCTTGttctcctcctgctgcttctTATACGCCTCGGTAACAAACTTCTCTTTATCCGCGTACTCGTCGCCCTCAGCCTCGCGCTCGCGCGCAATCTTTTTCTCCTCGGCAATCAGCGCATCACGCTTTCGTACCTCTGCCGCCTGCATAAGGCTCTTCATGTATTTCGGTTTTCGTTCCACATCCTCTGTCGTAGCCTCCTTCGTGGGCTTGAGGGAGTCGTAGACTGAGTCGTACTCGTAGACACTGGGGTCTAGCTTTTCGGCCGTCTCAGCGTTCTTTTTGGATGACAGAGTGTTGGAAAGGTCTCCAAATACAGCCTTCTGCGACTTCGGTTTGAGCTTCGGCGGTTGTGTGGGCAGAGCGCCCCTCTGCTTAGCAACTTGACTTGAAGATTGTTCCGAGGTCGTGCCATCGAGGTCCAAACGCCCTCCAATTTCAGTGCATGCCTCGCCATCCGCATTGCCATCGTCGgaatcgtcgtcaccgccaaAAAGTGGCTTCCGTTTCGACGGGACAGGCTTCGCAGGACCCGGCTTCTTCCGCACATTGAGCCCAAAGGACAGGCCGGGTTTGCTCATCTTCAGCGCTGGGGATGGCTCCGTTGAAGTCAAATACAGTCCTGAAGATGCGAGTTGCAGCAGCTGTTCTGGGTATCCGTCGCTGAGAGCCGCAAGTTGCGACGCCCCAAGAGGTAGGGTTTCGGGGACGTGCTGGGTGCAGAAGCATGCCAAACAAGCTGCGAAACGGAGGGAGGATAAATACGGCAGCCTTGTCGCCGATTGGGGAAGTGGTGGGGGGGGCAAAATAACTATAACTGGGTACTCGATCAGGTTGTCACTAAGCCTCTAGAGAGCATCGACCAGCTGGCTCACCAACCCAACATAAAAACTACGTTGAAGATAGACCTACTGATCCCCACTGCCTGGAGTTGATTAATCTTAATTACAAGATGATCGGGGCTATCCAAATCAATAAAAGTCAACGTGTGACCTCTAGGCTTTGAGCATCAAGGGCTTCGGCGAAATAGTCCTGGTAACCATGGACCAACACAACACCATACACACATACGAGGCCTTCGAAGTGCATCATGCTGGAGAAGACGTTCCTACAGTGGCTACCAGAATGCCGAGCACGACCGCATCTCCCAGCATGATCAGGGCGCTGCGTGATACACTCATATACACGAGAAACTCAGCCGGAAGCTGAAATGTCAGCCCGTCGACATGCATACCAAATACCGATGGTTGGCCTATCTGGTCTATTTACATTTCTGGCTGGATGACTGAGCGCTTCGCATTGTGTCAATAGCGTCAGCCAGCTTGGGGTATCAAAGCCTCATACTTGCTTTGCAAATTGCAAAGTTCAACTTGTTGAGGTGACGATGCGCCGCCCCTTGTGTGTCCATCATCGCTTGAATGGAATAAAATTGCACAGTACTCAGAAATGCCACACGAAcaggccggcatcgacaacATACATCATAAATCGCATCGCTCATACCTCCTGGTACTCATCGTTGGCTAAAAGGCGGATCGAGTTCGAATGTCCTGCGTCGTGTTAGCTACTGCTTCGGTGCGGGATGAAGGTGGTGCTGCATACAGAGATCTTTCGCTCAATTTCTCGGACCGAGCGATCCAGCTCCGCCGCAATCATCATCTTCTTGTCGTTAGGAAGCAAATTGTATCGTTCGCACAAGTCACCGTCGATTACGCCTTTGACGGGAGCATAGTAGCCACGATACATCAGATGATCCCGTCCCAACAGTGGCGGGTCGTCGGTTCGAAGGTGTTGCTCGAGCGTTTGGAAGAAATCGGCGTCTTCGCGGGTGACGAGGGGAATGAAAACACCAATCGTGCCCATAAGCCCGCTCCAAAGGAGCACGCTCTGACCGCCAACTACCAGGCTCGTCTTTGCGATACTGGTAGGAGTATCCCCAGTGTAGAAGTGGCACATGAGGTTTAGACGGTTCGGGGTTCCGTTCAGGTAGGATCTAGCGTTCAGCAGATGAAtgcccgtctcctcctcatccGCTTCCTGGCTCGCTTTGGGGGGGGAGCGAACGATGAAAATGTTGCCAAACTTGTCACCTCCGGCGACCGATTCGTAGTCCACCATGGCTGAGCAGGTGGTCCATCTGGCCACGTAATCATCGACAAAGGGGATGAGCTTGTTGGATGTTTGTTTGAACGCCACGTATGTGATGCCGTGCTGGACATCTCCAACGACGATTCGGTTCCCCTGCGCATTCAAGGACACGATCTTCCGAGGGGACACCTCGGCCTGTGATTTTCGCAACAGCTGTCGCATGCCAAGGTCGTACACTCGCAGTGTCTTGCCAATGCCGACCAATGCTCTGCCTTGGAAAGCGAGCAGTGCAGACGGAAGATCTTCGACGGGTGTTCGGTGGACGAATTCAAgcgctcggccgccatcgttgAGACGATAAATGTTGATATGAGCGCTTGAGAAGCTTGGCGGATTCACCACGATATTCGTTCCAGTGCCAACAACGAGGAAATGCTCTCCATCCTGGCTTGCGAAGGGAACAATCGCGCAGCTGACAACAGATTCGTTATTGTCCAGTTCCAGCGTCTGGAGCACCTGAGGCTCATCGGCAGAGACAGGGTCAATGACGCTGATACACGACGCCCAGCGGTGGTTTCCTCTCGGATAACCAAACGTATCCGGCGGAAGAACCGCCGAGTCGCCATTCATCGCTGCAGGATCAGCAAGCAACTTCTCCCGCAGATCGGGCGAAAGAGTGTTGTTGTCCGCTTCGATGGTGTAGAAGAGTGGCTGCTCAGGATGCTTGATGAGCTTTCTCGGCGTGTAGGTCAGGGAGACGGATTTATGGGTAAGCGTGTCACCGAGCCGCTCGATGGAAAGAATGCTAGCGATGTGTCAGCAGGGTAGAGCTCACAGATACATGGGCGACCAAGGACATTGGAGACGCAGAGCAAGCTCATCAGTAGGAACAATTGGAAATAATGCGTAAAAAGCCTCACAGCCCTCAGGCGTAGGATCCATGTTTTCATCATGTAGAGCGGGGAGAGGTGGTAACGACAAGGGAAACAAGAGCATCTTGACATACCTTAGTTCCTGACCATGGATTGTGACGAGCCCCTCCTCACACTGCTCACTGGTGAAATTCCAGCCAAATTGGAGCTCGGAGAAATTTAGAGGCGTCATTACGAAGCTGCTGGTGATGGGATCGGGATATCCAAGCCATGGCCTTGAGCTCAGCGCGAGCACGCAGGTTTTGCCTTCGACCGTGAGCTGGAAAAGCTTGACCTGCTTCGGACCGAGAAACTTTTGGCGCGTGTCAGTCAACTCGCCCGAGACCTCGTCTATGACGGTGCGCAGGTAGACTCCGGAATGCAGGCCGATATGGAGATACAGGGTTGACCCGCCTGACGAAGCGTCAtccatggcgatgatggccaaGGATGTGGGCGCAGCTGTCAGGGCCTGGACCGACTTGCTTTCGAGAGTGGAACCGGCATCCAAACTGAGTATGCGGACTGTGCAATCGTCGCATCCCACGGCGAGGTAGGAGCTGCGAACTCGGCCCTCGGGAACATCGCCCAGACTCAGGgcggtgacggtgccggtCATCTCCTTTCTATCTTCAAATTCGTTGAGGTTGCCTTCATCATCGGCCTCGAAATAGATGATCTCTCCAGAACTGAGGGCAACGGCCACCTGCTTTGCGTTCGTTGCGGCGGAAACGATCGAGCGATGCTGGGGCACCTCCCAGTCGGAGGCCTGTCCGTTGCGAACGACTCGGATGCCCTTCGGGTGGACTTGAAGCAGGCCGTTTTCGCCCAGGAGCTGTGCCGCGAGGGTGGGCACCTGGGTGAGAAAGCCAGAATCGCTAACCTCTTCTACCGTTTCTCCGATGCTGAGAATGAGAGATCCGTTACCGAAGGAGAGAACGATGTAGGCATCGTATTGGTCATCTCGGTTCAGTTTCAGTGTCCACACGGCCACCGGGGCGCCTGGTAGCTCGGAACCAACAATTTCGGTAACATCCAAACCATGCTTGAGTGTACGGAACGAGGAGcgggcgccggtgccgcagATTGTGTAAATTTGGGGAGCATCATCTCCCGTCAGGTTGGCGACTTTGCAGTCCGTGAGTGGATTCATCGACGGGATGCTCTGAAACATGGTGATGTTTTCCGCCTTTCGAGGGTGGAAGTAGACGGGATCGTACGAAGCGTGCGGGTCAACCGGGAAGCTATCGCTGGTGAACTCCATTTCTCCATCATCGTCTCCAAGCTTCTCGAACTGATAGAAGCCGGCATTTCCAAACTGGCTGGCGACATAGAGGAAACCGCTCTTGAGGATGCAGAAGCTCGTCGCAACCGGGACGGTATCGAAGTACTTGATGGTGAGCTTTCTGACCTCCCCAGTGGGcttgccggcgtcgtccttgaCCATGTCCATGGTTACGCGGAAGAGATCACCGTCTTCAGTCTGGAGGAGAAAGAAGAAAGCGCCGCTGCTACCTTTCAGCTTGTGCATGATTCCGGCGACAATGGAGCGCTTGCGGGTGGGATCCTCCGTTGCGCCTCGACGCCTCGGAATCGCGATGCGCAGGGGCTCCTGGTTGCTGTGCCTGTAGGTTATGCTTTCCAGGCCACAAATCAGGACACCGCTGGGACCGTCAGAGCCTCCGGGGACTTGAAAGAGCAGGGAAGAGGTAGGATCAACGGGTTCGGACCACTTCCGGACGACATGGTTGAGGCCGAGGTCTAGCTCATAGTATACCAGTTGGGTCTGAACCTCGTCCAGCCCCTCTTCGCTGGTGTCCGGATCGAGGGCTGAGCAATTGATCTCGAGGGCTGCAAAGACGGGATTTGAATATCCGACATCTAGAGCCACCATTGAGAGAACAAGAACTCTAGGCTTGTGAGCTTCGAGGGGCGACGATATCGTTAGCTCTGCCGCCAGGTTCCCTTCTGGATTGCTGCCGCCCGAGACGCGGTTCAAGATGTAGACGAGCTTGTTTTTTTCGATGGAAGCGACAAGAAAGGCCCTGCCTTTAGGGTCGCACACCAGGTACTCTCCAGGAACGACTCTCCGGACGCCTGATTTTCCATATGTTTCCATATGAACCCGCGCGAAGCGGTTTTGCACAGGGTCGTACTCGACAATGGTGATACGGCCCGAGTCAGAGGAGACAATGACAAAATCTAACGCCGAATGTTAGCATATGGTTGTATGACAGGGGAAGGGAAGCATCCGACGAAGTGTACGTTGTGTGCGAAGGGTACCGAGGCAAGGGATGGAAAATTGTGATGATGGGTTGGGAGGACTACGGGAGCGATGAACTTGCCTTTGGTGCTGCCAGTGACGCGAAAGGGGGCAAGGGAGCGGATGATGCCAAATACATCGTGAATCAAGACGGTATGGACTTTGCCCAAGCTCGCATCAGGACGCAGCAGAGTCAAGCGCGATCCGGAGGCGGTAATTATGAGCTGCTCTCGCGTGCCTGCAAACTGACCCAGAATCGCTTGGACGACGTTGGTTGGCGGCTGGATCGTCAGCGAGTAAAGGAACATGTTGGAGGTGGTCGCCATGGTCCTCTCTGGGTGCAGTCAAGCCTGCGCGGCTCTGTGCTGTGCCTTACTTGCCGCGAGGTTTCGCTCTGCCGCGTGGGAGGATGGGATAAGGTGTGTTTTGTGTTGTGGAAGCTCCAAACCCACTTGGCAGGGTGGGCGGCTGCTGGAAAGTTTTAGCAGTTAGATTGCGCGGTGTGGTGGAGGAACTATTAATGCGAAAGTGGTCCGAGCTCCCAACATCTGCCCACCCACAGCCTCGCTGACTGCGAAGCAGCGGGCCATTGACCAGAACTCTGAAGACGACTGTCGAACTCGTCTACGTACGGACGACATTGAGCATGGAGCCAGCACTGCGTAAGACGATAGGCAGTTTGTGCGGCCGCTGCTGGTCAGCCTCTTTGCGCAGCCGGGTGCTGAGTTCGCAACATCAAGGGAAGGAAAAAAAGCAACTGATAAAATCGTTTACCGCGGGCCTCCATACTGGGTCGTCGTTCCCTGCCAAAAAGCGGGAGAATTCTTCGAAGGaagcgagggcgaggagtTTCCCGTCGAGCACAAGCTCCAAGAACCACTACAGCTCAGGACCAGCGACAACAAGCGTGAGACTGGGCCAAGATGACTTGTTCCaccccttctcctcctcgcccgttCCCGAGTTTCGGCGTCGAGCGGCGTTCATGAAGCAACACGCATGCTGTCCACACCCGGATCACAAGCCGACGAAGCTGCCGACTATCGCGCCGAAGGATGAGAGCAACGAGATGACGCCTGGGGAGTTGGCACCGAAGCGGGTGGATTTTGAGTGCCCAGACTGTGGCTTCCCGGTCTACTGCAGCAAGGAGCACTGGATGGAACACTACGAGGAGCATCTAAAAGTATGCGACACGCTGCGGCAGATCAACGAGGATGACCACGATCTCCGTTCCGGGCGCGTCTTTCACGAAGCGAATTTGCCGGATCTGcagctggacgaggcggcgatcAACATGACGAATTGGGACACGTTCATGTACACTCGAGAGTTTGAGGCGATCAACTCTGACCGCTCCATGAGGCAGATCACACGATTGCTGACGTATCCCGTCACCATCGGCAGCGTGCTGCACGAACTGAGCCCGTATAACATTGGCAAAGGGGGACGGCTTACGTCCGAGGGGCTGAAGAGCTTCAGTGGTAGGTACCAGATGGCGCGATGGTGGCATGGTATCGGGCGATGGTGAATTTTCGGCTAACGTTCGAACGCCAGCTCTGAGGTACAACTTGCATCCACCCAAAGCTGGGCGCGGCGCTGGGGTGAAGCAGCTGCGTCCGGAGCCGCCTCCGGTCAGGCTGTTCATCCTTGGTGCTCGAGCGGAGTCGTCGTTGCCACGATCGGCTTGGGTGCAGCTGGCGCACTTATTCCCCGAGTCGAGGTTGCATCTCATCTTCGTCGGGCCCGAGAGCATGGCCAACCGAGATGACGAATTCCCGTTGCCGGCGCGAACGGCGTCGAATCCCTttggcgccgtcgtggaGGACCGTGTTTGGTACAAGATGAAGATCAGCACCATTGTCGACTACTACCATACGATCCACAAGACAGGCTACTTTGCGCCCCACGACCCGTATTTTGATTGCTTCGTCCTCTTCCATCCGGGCCTTGGTCACCCGGCGAGCACGCACGAGTGGGAGGAGacgctgccgttgctgctggAGACGAAGGTGCCCATCATCAGCACCGGGTACACGCAATTCGACCTCGAGCGGGACGTTGAGTGGGTGCATAAGAAGTCGAAGGGCGAGTTTGACGTGCTGCTGGAGCCGGGTGAGAATATTTTCCGCAGCCTACGGTGGGATCTGAACGACATGGACCCTCAGGATATCACCTGCGGCAACTGGGGCGTGTGGGCCTTCCGAGGCAAGAGGTACGTGCCATGCCATGTTTTACTTCTTCCGGAACCGATCCGAAGTCTAACGGGAAATACAGAtacgagacgacgacgaagcctgAGTGACCACTCAAACAAGACCCGCCGAACGGGCATGGGCTGGTAGATATCGGCTGCAAGGCGACGAGAATCCATCGGACTTAGCCTGTACGTAGTAGGCACCACCTATACTCCTTTGTATTCGGTACCTACCGTACGAAGCGTTGTACATCAAGTCATGCACGCCCCCGACAACGCGTGTGTGAAAGGGTGCAGGAAGTATGTAATTTATTGGCAATATCCACTGAGCAAAAATAGACGCAAGCTTCAACTTCATGATAGGCCTGGTGCGCTGCGTTTGAAAAACATATTGTCCGTAGTCCTTCGAGTATTGGCTAATATGCCGTGACTGCCACGCCCAGTGCACATGCCAATACTCTGCCATGCCATCTGGTCGTGCCGCGAAGCCAGGCTTTGGAGAGTATGGGACCGATTGCAGCTTCGCAGAATTGTGCGTGTCGGGAatattacacctacaagctcggagtacggaatacaatacggagtattattacttgtacttgcactttaGTACCAAGTACGGCGTAGGCGTAGTCTTTGTACTAATTAATGTGCTGTAATTCCTTAGTTCTTgattattacttactgtacaaccaGGTGTATACATAAGTACAGGTAACTATTAAccaatgtactccgtactgacttGTCCAAGTACTACCAAAAGTTACTAAAAGTACTTAAGCTCTGGGTAGTAGCTAATTTTAGGGACATAcaaactacagtacagtacggagtactgataCCAACTATTATTGTCCTGGCACCACTACGACCCATGACTGACTACACCAACGACGAACGGACGACAACGGTGACAAACGGTGACGACAACAACGATGACAATAA of the Drechmeria coniospora strain ARSEF 6962 chromosome 01, whole genome shotgun sequence genome contains:
- a CDS encoding Pre-mRNA-splicing factor rse-1, with translation MATTSNMFLYSLTIQPPTNVVQAILDFVIVSSDSGRITIVEYDPVQNRFARVHMETYGKSGVRRVVPGEYLVCDPKGRAFLVASIEKNKLVYILNRVSGGSNPEGNLAAELTISSPLEAHKPRVLVLSMVALDVGYSNPVFAALEINCSALDPDTSEEGLDEVQTQLVYYELDLGLNHVVRKWSEPVDPTSSLLFQVPGGSDGPSGVLICGLESITYRHSNQEPLRIAIPRRRGATEDPTRKRSIVAGIMHKLKGSSGAFFFLLQTEDGDLFRVTMDMVKDDAGKPTGEVRKLTIKYFDTVPVATSFCILKSGFLYVASQFGNAGFYQFEKLGDDDGEMEFTSDSFPVDPHASYDPVYFHPRKAENITMFQSIPSMNPLTDCKVANLTGDDAPQIYTICGTGARSSFRTLKHGLDVTEIVGSELPGAPVAVWTLKLNRDDQYDAYIVLSFGNGSLILSIGETVEEVSDSGFLTQVPTLAAQLLGENGLLQVHPKGIRVVRNGQASDWEVPQHRSIVSAATNAKQVAVALSSGEIIYFEADDEGNLNEFEDRKEMTGTVTALSLGDVPEGRVRSSYLAVGCDDCTVRILSLDAGSTLESKSVQALTAAPTSLAIIAMDDASSGGSTLYLHIGLHSGVYLRTVIDEVSGELTDTRQKFLGPKQVKLFQLTVEGKTCVLALSSRPWLGYPDPITSSFVMTPLNFSELQFGWNFTSEQCEEGLVTIHGQELSILSIERLGDTLTHKSVSLTYTPRKLIKHPEQPLFYTIEADNNTLSPDLREKLLADPAAMNGDSAVLPPDTFGYPRGNHRWASCISVIDPVSADEPQVLQTLELDNNESVVSCAIVPFASQDGEHFLVVGTGTNIVVNPPSFSSAHINIYRLNDGGRALEFVHRTPVEDLPSALLAFQGRALVGIGKTLRVYDLGMRQLLRKSQAEVSPRKIVSLNAQGNRIVVGDVQHGITYVAFKQTSNKLIPFVDDYVARWTTCSAMVDYESVAGGDKFGNIFIVRSPPKASQEADEEETGIHLLNARSYLNGTPNRLNLMCHFYTGDTPTSIAKTSLVVGGQSVLLWSGLMGTIGVFIPLVTREDADFFQTLEQHLRTDDPPLLGRDHLMYRGYYAPVKGVIDGDLCERYNLLPNDKKMMIAAELDRSVREIERKISHVPETLPLGASQLAALSDGYPEQLLQLASSGLYLTSTEPSPALKMSKPGLSFGLNVRKKPGPAKPVPSKRKPLFGGDDDSDDGNADGEACTEIGGRLDLDGTTSEQSSSQVAKQRGALPTQPPKLKPKSQKAVFGDLSNTLSSKKNAETAEKLDPSVYEYDSVYDSLKPTKEATTEDVERKPKYMKSLMQAAEVRKRDALIAEEKKIAREREAEGDEYADKEKFVTEAYKKQQEENKRLEAEERKREEEEAKKNEGGGMSAFYRKLLDQGDERHSRVVKAAEERAKQGPQTDQKSDEEMDKDKAEARLAQDLNEKGASIALNEDGEVVDKRQLLQGGLNVGAKKKQAVEHEAGRARESSRSHFSGAQVDRKQAMRERQTRMLEEQLEQSLKRSREDEKAQREEVERTAKSRKTEGEISSARERYLARKREAEEAKKQGSTE
- a CDS encoding mRNA processing protein codes for the protein MEPALRKTIGSLCGRCWSASLRSRVLSSQHQGKEKKQLIKSFTAGLHTGSSFPAKKRENSSKEARARSFPSSTSSKNHYSSGPATTSVRLGQDDLFHPFSSSPVPEFRRRAAFMKQHACCPHPDHKPTKLPTIAPKDESNEMTPGELAPKRVDFECPDCGFPVYCSKEHWMEHYEEHLKVCDTLRQINEDDHDLRSGRVFHEANLPDLQLDEAAINMTNWDTFMYTREFEAINSDRSMRQITRLLTYPVTIGSVLHELSPYNIGKGGRLTSEGLKSFSALRYNLHPPKAGRGAGVKQLRPEPPPVRLFILGARAESSLPRSAWVQLAHLFPESRLHLIFVGPESMANRDDEFPLPARTASNPFGAVVEDRVWYKMKISTIVDYYHTIHKTGYFAPHDPYFDCFVLFHPGLGHPASTHEWEETLPLLLETKVPIISTGYTQFDLERDVEWVHKKSKGEFDVLLEPGENIFRSLRWDLNDMDPQDITCGNWGVWAFRGKRYETTTKPE